Proteins encoded by one window of Akkermansia muciniphila ATCC BAA-835:
- the floA gene encoding flotillin-like protein FloA (flotillin-like protein involved in membrane lipid rafts), with the protein MNNLLSANISNATAWGTILVVVLVIFLVIFFAIIAKFFKTWLRARLAKAPVSMSNMLGMWLRKVPYPLVVDTRITAAKAGLDISTDELEAHFLAGGDIVDCVLALIAAEKAGIPLSYDRACAIDLAVKGTSKTVLEAVRTSINPRVIDCPNPSSGQTRLTAVARDGIAVAVRARVTVRTNLDLFVGGATEETVVARVGEGIVSAVGSAPSYKDVLEKPEVISRTVSDKGVDAATAFEVLSIDIADVDVAGNVGARLQAEQAEADKQIAQAKAEVRRAAAVATEQEMAAKTQEMRAKVVEAEAQIPMAMAEAFRNGNLGVLDYARYQNVVADTKMRDSIAQPDTPPSSIK; encoded by the coding sequence ATGAACAACCTGCTGTCAGCAAACATTTCCAACGCAACCGCCTGGGGGACCATTCTGGTCGTCGTCCTCGTCATCTTTCTGGTCATCTTTTTCGCCATCATCGCCAAATTCTTCAAGACATGGCTGCGCGCCCGTCTGGCGAAAGCGCCCGTCTCCATGAGCAACATGCTGGGGATGTGGCTCCGGAAAGTGCCCTATCCCCTGGTGGTGGACACCCGCATTACGGCCGCCAAGGCGGGCCTGGACATCAGCACGGATGAGCTGGAGGCCCACTTCCTGGCCGGCGGCGACATCGTGGACTGCGTGCTTGCCCTGATTGCGGCGGAGAAAGCCGGCATTCCGCTGAGCTACGACCGCGCCTGCGCCATTGACCTGGCCGTGAAAGGCACTTCCAAGACCGTGCTGGAAGCCGTGCGCACCTCCATCAATCCCCGAGTCATCGACTGCCCGAACCCCAGCTCCGGCCAAACGCGCCTGACGGCGGTGGCCCGTGACGGCATTGCAGTGGCGGTGCGCGCCCGCGTAACGGTGCGCACCAACCTGGATCTCTTCGTAGGGGGCGCCACGGAGGAAACGGTGGTCGCCCGCGTCGGGGAAGGCATCGTCTCCGCCGTGGGTTCTGCCCCCTCCTACAAGGATGTTCTGGAAAAACCGGAGGTGATCTCCCGTACCGTAAGCGACAAGGGGGTGGATGCCGCCACGGCGTTTGAAGTGCTTTCCATTGACATTGCGGATGTGGATGTAGCCGGCAATGTGGGCGCCCGCCTCCAGGCCGAGCAGGCGGAAGCGGACAAACAAATCGCCCAGGCCAAAGCGGAAGTCCGCCGCGCCGCCGCCGTAGCCACGGAACAGGAAATGGCTGCAAAAACGCAGGAAATGCGCGCCAAGGTGGTGGAAGCGGAAGCCCAGATTCCCATGGCCATGGCGGAAGCCTTCCGCAACGGCAATCTGGGAGTGCTGGACTACGCCCGTTACCAAAACGTGGTGGCTGACACCAAAATGAGAGATTCCATCGCTCAACCGGATACGCCTCCCTCTTCCATCAAATAA
- a CDS encoding thiazole synthase, whose amino-acid sequence MTDTPLQIAGRQFTSRLMVGTGKFPSNESMKEALEASGAQIVTVALRRADLTGSHDPAANILDFIEPEKYLLLPNTSGATTAEEAVRLARLAAAAGLPNWIKLEIHPDAQYLMPDPIETLKAAEILVREGFTVLPYINADPVLAKRLQEAGAAAVMPLGAPIGTNKGVLTRELINIIIEQAIVPVVVDAGLGAPSHAAEALEMGADAVLVNTAIAASGSPSAMAEAFALACRAGRMAYLSGLPAVSSKATATSPLTSFLH is encoded by the coding sequence ATGACAGACACACCTTTGCAGATAGCCGGACGCCAGTTCACCTCCCGCCTGATGGTGGGAACGGGAAAATTTCCTTCCAATGAAAGCATGAAAGAAGCTCTGGAAGCCTCCGGCGCCCAAATTGTGACGGTGGCTCTGCGCCGGGCGGATCTGACGGGTTCCCACGATCCCGCCGCCAATATTCTGGATTTCATTGAGCCGGAAAAATACCTCCTTCTCCCCAACACCAGCGGAGCGACTACGGCAGAAGAAGCCGTACGCCTGGCGCGCCTGGCGGCAGCAGCCGGGTTGCCCAACTGGATCAAGCTGGAGATTCACCCGGACGCTCAGTACCTGATGCCGGACCCCATTGAAACGCTGAAAGCGGCGGAAATCCTGGTCAGGGAAGGCTTCACCGTGCTTCCCTACATTAACGCGGACCCCGTGCTCGCCAAACGCCTTCAGGAAGCCGGAGCGGCGGCCGTCATGCCTCTTGGCGCCCCCATCGGCACCAACAAGGGAGTGCTGACCCGGGAGTTGATTAACATCATCATTGAACAGGCTATTGTCCCCGTGGTGGTGGACGCGGGGCTGGGAGCGCCCAGCCACGCGGCGGAGGCTCTGGAAATGGGAGCGGATGCCGTGCTCGTCAATACGGCTATCGCCGCCTCCGGCTCTCCCTCCGCCATGGCGGAGGCGTTCGCCCTGGCATGCCGTGCCGGACGCATGGCTTATCTGTCCGGCCTTCCCGCCGTTTCCTCCAAAGCTACAGCCACCAGCCCCCTGACTTCCTTCCTGCATTAA